In Candidatus Thermoplasmatota archaeon, the DNA window ATTTAGGCACTTCTTTACACCCGAACTCAAAAGTATCTATAATGAGCTTGAGTGAAGGTTTCGGCGGTAGCATGAAAGTCTTCTGAGCTATAAATTCTTTTAACATATCGTTTTGGATAGTACCTGAAATTTCTTTTCTAGCTATACCTTGCTTTTCAGCAACTGCAATATACATAGCCCATAGAATGGGTGCAGGAGGATTGATAGTCATTGAGGTAGTCACTTTATCTAAAGGAATGCCATCAAATAATATTTCCATATCTTTTAAAGTATCTATAGCTACACCGCATTTGCCAATTTCACCTTTTGCTCTTTTGCTATCTGAATCGTAGCCGTAAAGAGTAGGGAAATGGAATGCAACGCTAAGCCCGGTTTCGCCATGTTGCAGTAGATATTTAAATCTCTTGTTAGTTTCTTCTGCAGTGCCGTAGCCTGAAAATTGTCGCATAGTCCATAATTTACCTCTATACATAGTTGGATGTATTCCTCTAGTAAAAGGCTCCTCACCCGGAAAACCCAAATGAGTTTGATAATCTAGCTCTTTGATATCTTCCGGCGTGTAAACTCTTTTTACAGGAATACCCGAGAGTGTTTTAAATTCTTGCGCTCTTTCTTCAGCTTTTAAATTCTCTTTTTCATAGCTCTCCCTCGCTTTCCTTAGCTCTTCTATTTTATCAGCTCGCCACATTTTTATCAACCGTTCTTTTTTCTCCCTCTTCTTCTCAGTAATCAATACCTTTACGTGCAAGCAATCCTTTTTCAAAAGGATGCTTTATATCGAGCATCTCAGTAACTAAATCTGCTGCTTTTATAATTTCTTTAGGCGCATACCTGCCTGTAAGTACAAGCTCTACATGTCGAGGCTTCTTAGCAATGAGTTCTAACACGTCTTCTAAATTTATAAGTTTATAATCAAGTGCTACATTAATTTCATCTAAAATAGCTAAATCATACTTGCCGCTCATTACTATCTCTTTTGCATGCTCTAACCCTTTTTTAGCCAGAGAGATATCTATTTCAGCAGCCTTTTCCTTGCTGACAAAACTCTCTCTGCCGAATTGAACTATTTTTAAGTTGGGATTGCTTTTGAGAGCTAAAATTTCGCCGTATTCGCACCCCTTCATGAACTGAATTACATACACTTTCAGCCCTCTGCCTATAGCTCTTAACGCTAAGCCTAACGATGCTGTGGTTTTGCCCTTGCCATTTCCTGTATAAACTTGCACAAGTCCCTGCTCTAGTTTCATTTGTAATTTAGATATGATTAAGCTTAAATATAATCTTTTGGCAACTAAAAAGACAAAGACCAGAAAAACTTTATTTTCTATTAAACGTATCATGAGAATAATGATATTTAGTTTGACTAAAGAGCAGGAAGAATTTAAAAATAAAGTAAAGGCTTTTGCAGAAGAAGAGCTTTTTCCTATAGCGTCTATACAAGATAAAAAATCAGAATTTCCTGTGCAAGCCATGAAGAGGGCATCCGAGCTTGGATTAATGGGTATGTGCGTACCCAAAGAATACGGCGGATTAGGCTTAGATCATTTAAGTTACGTACTTGCGATAGAGGAAATATCAAGGGCTTGCGCATCTTCAGGAGTTACAATCTCTGTAAACAATTCTCTTGTATGCACCCCTATTTATAAATTCGGTACCGAAGAGCAGAAAAAGAAATATCTGACTAAACTTGCTAAAGGTGAATATTTAGGCGCTTTCGCACTTACAGAACCAAATGCAGGTAGCGACGCAGGCGCTGTAGCGACTAAAGCAGAGCTTGAAGGCAACAATTACATTCTTAACGGAACTAAAATCTTTATTACGAACGCTTGCAAAGGCAATGTTTTTATTGTATTTGCCGCAACAGGCCCCACAAAAAAGCGAATATCAGCATTTATTGTAGAGCACGGCTACGAGGGCTTTAGTATAGGTACAAAAGAGCAAAAACTAGGTATTTTAGCGAGTGATACCGCAGAACTTTCATTTGATAACTGTAAAGTCCCTAAAGAAAATTTGATTGGTAACGAAGGTGAGGGCTTCAAAATAGCGCTCAACACACTTGATTACGGTAGAATTGGTATCGCATCGCAAGCTTTAGGTATAGCACAGAACGCTTACGAAATTTCTTTAAAATACTCAAAACAGCGCAAACAGTTTGGCAAAGCTATTTCTGAATTTCAGGCAATTCAATTCACGCTTGCAGATATGGCTACTCAGATAGATGCTGCAAGAATGCTTGTCTATAAAGCTGCTTATGTAGCAGATACCGGTAAGAGGTTCTCTAAAGAAGCTGCTATGGCGAAACTGTTTGCTAGCGAGGTAGCTATGAAAGTAACAACACAAGCAATCCAAATTCTAGGAGGCTATGGCTACACAGAAGATTATATTGTAGAGCGCTTGTACAGAGATGCTAAAATCACAGAAATTTATGAAGGTACTAGCGAAATACAAAGACTGGTGATTGCTGAATCGCTTTTGAAAGAATAGAAGCCTTTCTCTTTTCTTTTGGGAAAAGAAAAGAGAAAGCCTTCAGGGAAAGAGAAAAGAAAATTTCTTTTTTCTTTTCCCGTGAAGGGCTTTTCTTTTTTCTAAAAAGAAAAGGGCTTCAGGGAAAGAGGGAAAAATCCAGGAAAAAGGGGAGAAAACCGTAGGTTGTCTCCCCTTTGTCTAGAGAAATCCTTCAGGGAAAGAAAAAAGAAAAAATCCCATGTTTTTCTTTTCCCGTGAAGGGCTTTTCTTTTTTCTAAAAAGAAAAGGGCTTCAGGGAAAGAAAG includes these proteins:
- the cobO gene encoding cob(I)yrinic acid a,c-diamide adenosyltransferase, with translation MKLEQGLVQVYTGNGKGKTTASLGLALRAIGRGLKVYVIQFMKGCEYGEILALKSNPNLKIVQFGRESFVSKEKAAEIDISLAKKGLEHAKEIVMSGKYDLAILDEINVALDYKLINLEDVLELIAKKPRHVELVLTGRYAPKEIIKAADLVTEMLDIKHPFEKGLLARKGIDY
- a CDS encoding acyl-CoA dehydrogenase gives rise to the protein MIFSLTKEQEEFKNKVKAFAEEELFPIASIQDKKSEFPVQAMKRASELGLMGMCVPKEYGGLGLDHLSYVLAIEEISRACASSGVTISVNNSLVCTPIYKFGTEEQKKKYLTKLAKGEYLGAFALTEPNAGSDAGAVATKAELEGNNYILNGTKIFITNACKGNVFIVFAATGPTKKRISAFIVEHGYEGFSIGTKEQKLGILASDTAELSFDNCKVPKENLIGNEGEGFKIALNTLDYGRIGIASQALGIAQNAYEISLKYSKQRKQFGKAISEFQAIQFTLADMATQIDAARMLVYKAAYVADTGKRFSKEAAMAKLFASEVAMKVTTQAIQILGGYGYTEDYIVERLYRDAKITEIYEGTSEIQRLVIAESLLKE